One window of the Hippoglossus hippoglossus isolate fHipHip1 chromosome 9, fHipHip1.pri, whole genome shotgun sequence genome contains the following:
- the ptger4a gene encoding prostaglandin E receptor 4 (subtype EP4) a — MNNQSMTGRTMVPTIPSVMFIFGVVGNVIAIVVLCKTRKEQKETTFYTLVCGLAVTDLLGTLLASPVTIAIYVKGSWPGDDPLCQYFGFTMLFFSLAGLSIICAMSVERYIAINHAYFYNDYVDQKLAGLTLLTIYISNALFCALPILGFGQVKKQYPQTWCFLEWRSNKTSDAAYSYMYAGFSSLLILATVICNVLVCVALIRMHRRFVRRMSLGTDMGRNVDPQRRGRSFGRLAGAEIQMVILLIGTSAVVLICSIPLVAQVFLNQLYKTPVEMNLEKNPDLRAIRFASFNPILDPWIYILLRKAVLLKLIEKIKCLFCKMEARGQQRQGNFPCIDAHQLSSVSNRDSMRDVNSTSQTFLYLPEGCEVYPGSCHKTDRLSGSRPSSARNSQASLSSEQGSIKAQSREGTDVIRDLSAVPCPKDPAIQMSLNSETAEEKCI; from the exons ATGAATAATCAGTCGATGACCGGGAGGACCATGGTGCCGACCATTCCGTCTGTTATGTTTATTTTCGGGGTGGTTGGGAATGTCATCGCCATCGTGGTTCTCTGTAAAACACGCAAAGAGCAGAAGGAAACCACGTTCTACACGCTGGTGTGTGGACTGGCAGTCACGGACCTGCTGGGCACACTGCTGGCCAGTCCGGTCACCATCGCCATCTATGTGAAAGGATCGTGGCCCGGCGACGACCCGCTGTGCCAGTACTTTGGATTCACGATGCTGTTCTTCTCTCTGGCGGGACTCAGCATCATCTGTGCCATGTCGGTGGAGAGATACATCGCTATAAACCATGCCTACTTCTACAATGATTATGTGGACCAGAAACTGGCGGGTTTAACTCTGCTAACGATCTACATCTCCAACGCGCTGTTCTGCGCTCTGCCGATTTTGGGCTTCGGACAGGTGAAGAAACAATACCCGCAAACCTGGTGTTTTCTAGAGTGGAGGAGCAACAAGACCAGCGATGCAGCCTACTCCTACATGTATGCAGGTTTCAGCTCGCTCCTGATTCTCGCCACTGTCATTTGTAACGTGCTGGTGTGTGTGGCTTTGATAAGGATGCATCGGCGCTTCGTGCGCAGGATGTCGCTGGGAACCGACATGGGGCGCAACGTGGACCCGCAGAGGAGAGGACGCAGCTTCGGGCGTCTGGCCGGTGCAGAGATTCAGATGGTCATTCTGCTGATAGGCACATCGGCAGTGGTGCTCATCTGCTCCATCCCCCTTGTT GCGCAGGTGTTTTTGAACCAGCTCTACAAAACTCCAGTTGAAATGAACTTGGAGAAAAACCCAGATCTAAGAGCGATACGCTTCGCCTCCTTCAACCCTATCCTGGACCCCTGGATCTACATCCTGCTGCGCAAGGCTGTTCTCCTCAAACTCATTGAGAAAATCAAGTGTCTGTTTTGCAAAATGGAAGCAAGGGGGCAACAGAGACAGGGAAACTTCCCCTGTATTGATGCTCATCAGCTCTCCTCGGTCTCCAACCGAGACTCTATGCGAGATGTCAACAGCACCTCCCAGACCTTCCTCTACTTGCCAGAGGGATGTGAGGTGTACCCTGGAAGCTGTCATAAAACAGACAGACTCTCTGGCTCACGACCTTCCTCGGCCAGAAACTCACAAGCTTCTTTATCCTCTGAGCAGGGCAGCATTAAAGCTCAGAGCAGAGAAGGGACAGATGTAATCAGGGACCTTTCAGCCGTGCCGTGTCCAAAAGATCCTGCAATCCAGATGTCACTGAACTCTGAGACAGCGGAGGAGAAATGCATCTGA